A region from the Ammospiza nelsoni isolate bAmmNel1 chromosome 1, bAmmNel1.pri, whole genome shotgun sequence genome encodes:
- the IRX1 gene encoding iroquois-class homeodomain protein IRX-1, translated as MLKCCCRRLCARAPEMSFPQLGYPQYLSASQAVYGSDRPGVLAAAAAAAAAAAAASGRPAGAELGSGSAAVTSVLGMYASPYSAPNYSAFLPYTADLGLFSQMGSQYELKDNPGVHPATFAAHTAPAYYPYGQFQYGDPGRPKNATRESTSTLKAWLNEHRKNPYPTKGEKIMLAIITKMTLTQVSTWFANARRRLKKENKVTWGSRSKDQEDANLFGSDNEGDPEKNEDDEEIDLESIDIDKIDENDGEQSNEEEEEKPELLRQSSEEEHLEKEKDLALSGSEGLKPKDTLAMVKEASDNSTRIISPGGPNNLQMPSHSKPKIWSLAETATSPDGALKSSPPPPPPPQVNHTSPQIQHPAFLPSHGLYTCQIGKFHNWTNGAFLTQSSLLNVRSFLGVNHHHAAHHNHHLQAQQQSSVLTATLGALSSDKPSERTSPKHIERENVPRTDSPPQPLKSPFQPVRDNSLAQQEGTPRILTALPSA; from the exons ATGttaaag tgctgctgccgccgcctcTGTGCCCGCGCCCCGGAGATGTCCTTCCCCCAGCTGGGCTACCCGCAGTATCTCAGCGCCAGCCAGGCGGTGTACGGGAGCGACCGGCCCGGGGTGctggccgccgccgccgcagccgccgccgccgccgctgccgcctcGGGCCGGCCCGCGGGCGCCGAGCTGGGCAGCGGCTCGGCCGCTGTCACCTCGGTGCTGGGCATGTACGCCAGCCCCTACAGCGCCCCCAACTACAGCGCCTTCCTGCCCTACACCGCCGACCTCGGCCTCTTCTCCCAAATG GGCTCCCAGTACGAGCTGAAAGATAATCCGGGTGTCCACCCTGCTACCTttgctgcccacactgccccCGCCTATTATCCCTACGGACAATTCCAATACGGGGACCCGGGGCGGCCCAAGAATGCCACCCGGGAGAGCACCAGCACCCTCAAGGCCTGGCTCAACGAGCACCGCAAGAACCCCTACCCCACCAAGGGCGAGAAGATCATGCTGGCCATCATCACCAAGATGACCCTCACCCAGGTCTCCACCTGGTTCGCCAACGCCCGCCGGCGGCTCAAGAAGGAGAACAAGGTGACCTGGGGCTCCAGGAGTAAGGACCAAGAAGATGCAAATCTCTTCGGGAGTGACAATGAGGGGGACCCCGAGAAGAATGAAGATGATGAGGAAATTGACCTGGAGAGCATAGATATAGATAAAATCGATGAGAATGATGGGGAGCAGAGcaatgaggaagaggaggagaagccTGAGCTCCTGAGACAAAGCAGCGAAGAGGAGCActtggaaaaggagaaggatttGGCACTGTCAGGGTCTGAAGGGCTGAAACCCAAAGACACGCTGGCCATGGTGAAGGAGGCCTCTGACAATAGCACGAGAATCATCAGTCCTGGGGGACCGAACAATTTACAGATGCCATCTCACAGCAAACCCAAGATTTGGTCTTTGGCAGAGACAGCAACGAGTCCTGATGGTGCCCTGAAATCTTCTCCTCCTCCGCCCCCTCCTCCCCAGGTTAACCACACTTCTCCTCAGATTCAGCACCCCGCTTTTCTCCCTAGCCATGGACTCTACACATGCCAGATTGGCAAATTTCACAACTGGACAAATGGGGCTTTCCTCACTCAGAGTTCCCTTCTAAACGTGAGGTCCTTTTTGGGAGTAAATCACCACCATGCTGCTCATCACAATCACCACCTCCAGGCCCAGCAACAATCTTCTGTTTTAACAGCAACCCTGGGAGCACTAAGCAGCGACAAACCTTCAGAGAGGACCAGTCCCAAACACATAG aaagagaaaatgtaCCAAGAACTGACTCCCCACCCCAGCCGCTAAAATCGCCCTTCCAGCCTGTCCGTGACAA CTCTTTGGCTCAGCAAGAGGGAACACCGAGAATTTTAACAGCTCTCCCTTCTGCTTGA